The following proteins are co-located in the Trichormus variabilis 0441 genome:
- a CDS encoding aminotransferase class V-fold PLP-dependent enzyme produces the protein MTSISTLQTRLHSYREQFPALANKTYFNYGGQGPMPQGAMDIITQSLAYIQQIGPFGTEAGNWITKQTQAVREAIASELNASSDTITFTDNVTVGCNIALWGIPWQAGDHILLSDCEHPGVIAATQEISRRFGVEVTTCPLKATLNVGEPTAIIAQNLRKNTRLVVLSHVFWNTGQVLPLDKIVEVCRNNNSLLLVDAAQSVGALPLNLTELGVDFYAFTGHKWLCGPEGVGGLYVRPEVRDILNPTFIGLYGIIVDNQAQPVSWKPDGRRYEVSTLAYPLYLGLKEAIATHQRWGTPQERYAQICHNSEYLWRSLAAIPNVKCLRNTPPETGIVSFQLHQTPSLKLVQFLDSQKILTRTIADPSCIRVTVHYLTLESEIDQLVEAVARFSL, from the coding sequence ATGACTTCTATTTCTACTTTACAGACTAGGTTGCACAGCTATCGGGAACAGTTCCCTGCTTTAGCTAATAAGACCTATTTTAACTATGGTGGACAGGGGCCGATGCCTCAAGGGGCAATGGATATTATTACCCAATCTTTAGCTTATATCCAACAAATCGGCCCTTTTGGGACTGAGGCTGGTAATTGGATAACGAAGCAAACTCAAGCTGTGAGGGAAGCGATCGCCTCGGAATTAAACGCCTCTTCTGATACGATTACTTTTACAGATAATGTCACTGTTGGCTGTAATATCGCTCTTTGGGGCATCCCTTGGCAAGCCGGCGACCATATTTTACTATCGGACTGTGAACATCCAGGGGTAATTGCTGCTACCCAAGAAATTAGCCGACGCTTTGGGGTGGAAGTTACTACTTGTCCCCTCAAAGCTACCTTAAATGTAGGCGAACCGACAGCAATTATCGCCCAGAATTTACGCAAAAATACTCGATTGGTAGTCCTCAGTCATGTCTTCTGGAATACTGGACAGGTGCTACCTTTGGATAAAATTGTTGAGGTATGCAGAAATAATAACTCTTTACTATTAGTCGATGCTGCCCAGTCTGTTGGGGCGTTACCTCTCAACTTAACGGAGTTGGGGGTAGATTTTTACGCTTTTACTGGTCACAAATGGTTATGCGGCCCTGAGGGGGTGGGCGGTTTGTATGTGCGACCAGAGGTCAGAGACATCCTCAACCCTACATTCATCGGTTTGTATGGAATTATTGTGGATAACCAAGCCCAACCTGTAAGCTGGAAACCGGACGGGCGCAGGTATGAAGTATCTACCCTAGCTTATCCATTATACCTGGGGTTAAAGGAAGCGATCGCCACTCATCAGCGATGGGGAACACCACAGGAACGTTACGCGCAAATTTGCCACAACAGTGAATACCTCTGGCGCAGTTTGGCGGCGATACCCAATGTCAAATGTTTACGTAATACACCACCGGAAACGGGTATTGTCTCTTTCCAACTCCACCAAACCCCATCCCTCAAGCTGGTGCAATTTCTCGATTCTCAAAAGATATTAACCCGAACAATTGCCGACCCAAGTTGTATCCGGGTAACTGTTCATTATTTAACATTGGAATCGGAAATCGACCAATTAGTTGAAGCTGTAGCTAGGTTTTCACTCTAG
- a CDS encoding ParA family protein gives MIITVAAFKGGVGKSTTALHLATYLQMKADTLLVDGDLNRSALDWSNRGSLPFKVADEKQAVSLAGLYEHIVIDTPARPDTEELKTLAKGCDLLVIPTTPDAIALAATLNLVNLLNKIKIKYKILLTIVPPNPNKTGEEARTTLLNAELPVFKSGIRRLAVFQRAALEGVPVNAVKDPYAQIAWRCYAGVGKEILD, from the coding sequence ATGATTATTACGGTAGCGGCGTTCAAAGGCGGTGTCGGTAAATCTACGACTGCGTTGCACTTAGCCACTTACTTGCAAATGAAGGCGGACACACTATTGGTAGATGGTGATTTAAACCGCAGTGCTTTAGATTGGTCAAATCGGGGTTCTTTACCTTTTAAGGTGGCTGATGAGAAGCAGGCAGTCAGTTTGGCGGGGCTTTATGAGCATATAGTGATTGATACGCCAGCCCGTCCAGACACAGAAGAACTGAAAACTTTGGCTAAAGGATGCGATTTATTGGTGATACCAACAACACCAGATGCGATCGCTTTAGCTGCAACCTTAAATCTAGTTAATTTACTGAATAAAATAAAAATAAAGTATAAAATCTTACTTACTATTGTTCCCCCCAATCCCAATAAAACCGGGGAGGAAGCGAGAACAACTCTCTTAAATGCGGAACTACCTGTATTCAAGTCAGGGATTCGGCGCTTGGCGGTGTTCCAACGTGCTGCTTTAGAAGGGGTTCCAGTCAATGCTGTTAAAGACCCTTATGCTCAAATTGCTTGGCGATGTTATGCCGGGGTGGGAAAGGAAATACTAGACTGA
- a CDS encoding MBL fold metallo-hydrolase, which translates to MRNNLSTYSNIETGEAATELECFPYSVQHNDEGVCLLVRMGPHRILLDCGLADISSIQKSVTPSAKRGNPPLPADLVLVTHAHPDHARGLLALHQAFPNLPIYGSEVTSKLLPLNWLDRNPQEIPQLCHALPLRSPVELQDGLVAEIFPAGHLPGAVAILLTYTTEHRSYKLLYTGDFFLSNSRLVEGLRLEELRGIDLNVLIIEGTYGTSRHPHRRNQENQLAERINRAISDRCSVILPTPALGLGQELLMLLRSHHHFTGRDLDIWVDGAVAIGCDAYLELLPHLPASVQNFARHQPLFWDERVRPRVRRLQPENRSIVGKSPCIVLTDSTSDLEQYCQPETGPWLILLPEKIDIKVNKKYSAPTTVESYLLAQHSDGPGTTQLIHNLRPQHVVFVHGSPAYLADLTCLEELQNRYHIHSPAAETMVELLIGETFLQPAPPETNYEGELTELGTVITISIPEAITADPRWRQFADTGLIEARWQGEELVLRGLTQRELLNQNSDRYISPEINCCGTCRHQRGQRCWNPSSPLYNFRVTLEGHCPAFERLANGE; encoded by the coding sequence ATGAGGAATAATTTGTCCACATATTCCAATATTGAGACAGGGGAAGCAGCAACCGAACTAGAATGTTTTCCCTACAGTGTTCAGCACAATGATGAAGGTGTATGTTTATTAGTGCGGATGGGGCCGCATCGAATTCTGTTGGATTGTGGTTTAGCAGACATTTCTTCTATCCAAAAGAGTGTAACTCCATCAGCAAAGCGGGGTAATCCACCTTTACCAGCAGATTTAGTTTTAGTTACCCATGCCCACCCAGATCACGCTAGAGGTTTACTAGCACTGCATCAAGCTTTTCCTAATTTACCTATCTATGGTAGCGAGGTAACCAGCAAGTTGCTGCCTTTGAATTGGTTAGACCGCAACCCCCAGGAAATTCCCCAACTGTGTCACGCCTTACCGTTGCGATCGCCTGTAGAACTACAAGACGGGTTAGTTGCCGAAATCTTCCCCGCCGGACACTTACCAGGCGCAGTGGCAATTCTCCTCACATACACCACAGAACATCGCTCATACAAATTACTCTATACAGGGGATTTCTTTTTATCTAACTCTCGCTTAGTTGAAGGTTTGCGGTTAGAAGAACTGCGCGGTATAGACTTAAATGTGTTGATTATTGAAGGGACTTACGGCACATCCAGACACCCCCACCGCCGCAACCAAGAAAACCAACTAGCCGAGAGAATTAATCGCGCCATTAGCGATCGCTGTTCTGTTATCCTCCCCACCCCCGCTTTAGGCTTAGGACAAGAACTGTTGATGTTGCTGCGTTCTCATCACCACTTCACCGGCAGAGATTTAGATATTTGGGTGGATGGCGCTGTTGCTATTGGCTGTGATGCTTACTTGGAACTGCTACCACACCTACCAGCATCAGTCCAAAACTTCGCCCGCCATCAACCCTTATTTTGGGATGAGCGAGTGCGTCCCCGCGTGCGCCGCTTGCAACCAGAAAACCGCAGCATAGTAGGTAAATCGCCTTGTATTGTCCTAACAGATTCCACATCTGATTTAGAACAGTACTGTCAACCAGAAACCGGGCCTTGGCTCATCTTATTGCCAGAAAAAATTGATATAAAAGTTAATAAAAAATACTCAGCCCCCACCACAGTAGAAAGTTATCTCCTAGCTCAACACAGTGATGGGCCGGGAACTACCCAATTAATTCATAATTTACGTCCCCAGCACGTCGTTTTTGTTCACGGTTCCCCTGCCTACCTAGCAGATTTGACCTGTTTAGAAGAATTGCAGAACCGTTATCACATCCATTCACCGGCGGCTGAGACAATGGTAGAACTGCTTATCGGCGAAACATTTTTACAACCAGCCCCCCCAGAAACAAATTATGAAGGTGAACTGACAGAGTTAGGAACAGTCATCACCATCAGCATCCCCGAAGCCATTACCGCCGATCCCCGGTGGCGACAGTTCGCCGATACTGGTTTAATTGAAGCCCGTTGGCAGGGGGAAGAACTGGTATTACGGGGATTAACCCAAAGAGAACTCCTCAATCAAAATAGCGATCGCTACATCTCCCCCGAAATTAATTGCTGCGGCACTTGTCGCCATCAACGAGGACAACGCTGCTGGAACCCCTCCTCTCCCCTATACAACTTTAGAGTGACTCTAGAGGGTCACTGTCCCGCTTTTGAGCGATTAGCGAATGGTGAATAG
- a CDS encoding AbrB/MazE/SpoVT family DNA-binding domain-containing protein — translation MTAVVAKWGNSLAVRIPKSIAEQAHITEGTDINFSVEGNSIVITPKRRKKYTLDELLEGMTPDNFHPEFETGDAVGNEAW, via the coding sequence ATGACAGCAGTTGTAGCTAAATGGGGAAACAGTTTAGCTGTTAGGATTCCTAAATCGATAGCTGAACAAGCACACATAACGGAAGGAACAGATATCAATTTTAGTGTTGAAGGCAATAGCATAGTAATTACACCAAAGAGACGAAAAAAATATACGCTTGATGAGTTACTTGAAGGGATGACCCCTGATAATTTTCATCCAGAATTTGAAACAGGTGACGCTGTGGGGAATGAAGCTTGGTAG
- a CDS encoding TM0106 family RecB-like putative nuclease, with product MLINAEHLLQYQRCKRRPILDIHADRSQRDAPSELLLKLQQDKYAHQQSILAKFVYHQPEYPKRNWEAGQAATIELMQRGVEYIYQGVLLANYNQLIDTDDTKYTCLSRPDLLIKQPGQSKFGDWVYEPVDIELGKRPKQEYQVVTAFHTQILAKVQEVQPQNAWLMLRGKETPYSVDLFKWIPQMQGILREFIQDLESDTAPEVFISRQKCNLCLWYSQCYAIAQSEQHLSLLPGVTPIRYTQLQILNITSVESLAHTSPTILENLVGFDSQVAAKLVVQAQSVLQRQPLILPFPPPKGNLIFNSPVEIYFDIEAQPDLNLDYLLGVLVINKQTNTEQFYSFVAEKPSEEELIWRQFLDLVWQYPEAPIYHFCVYELDTVKRLAKLYRTPYTSVNPVLYRFVDIYEHLTQSVALPIESYALKAIARWMGFEWRDKEATGAKCIYWYDQWLETGDRTLLEIIIRYNEDDCRATRKVKDWLVEFVQDKYHLRRVG from the coding sequence ATGCTAATTAATGCTGAACACCTGCTGCAATACCAACGCTGTAAACGCCGTCCTATTTTAGATATTCACGCTGATAGAAGCCAAAGGGATGCACCTAGTGAATTGTTGCTGAAATTACAACAAGATAAATATGCTCATCAACAAAGTATCTTGGCTAAATTTGTATATCATCAGCCAGAATATCCGAAAAGGAATTGGGAAGCAGGACAAGCAGCCACCATAGAATTGATGCAGCGTGGAGTTGAGTATATTTATCAGGGAGTATTGTTAGCTAATTACAACCAATTAATAGATACAGATGATACAAAATATACCTGCTTGAGTCGTCCCGATTTGTTAATCAAACAGCCAGGACAGTCCAAATTTGGTGATTGGGTATATGAACCAGTGGATATAGAACTGGGTAAGCGTCCCAAACAAGAATATCAAGTAGTTACAGCCTTCCACACCCAAATTTTGGCAAAAGTACAGGAAGTTCAGCCCCAGAATGCTTGGTTGATGTTGCGGGGTAAAGAGACACCGTATTCAGTAGACTTATTTAAATGGATACCCCAGATGCAGGGGATTTTACGAGAGTTTATTCAAGACTTAGAGTCAGATACTGCACCAGAAGTATTTATTTCCCGTCAAAAGTGTAATCTTTGTCTTTGGTACAGTCAATGTTATGCGATCGCTCAATCTGAGCAACACCTCTCTCTACTACCTGGCGTGACACCCATCCGTTACACCCAACTGCAAATCCTCAACATTACCAGCGTAGAATCCCTCGCCCATACCAGCCCAACTATATTAGAAAATCTCGTAGGTTTTGATTCGCAAGTTGCAGCCAAGTTAGTAGTGCAAGCCCAATCAGTTCTACAAAGACAGCCGCTAATTCTGCCATTCCCGCCGCCCAAGGGAAATCTGATATTCAACTCCCCTGTAGAAATATACTTTGATATTGAAGCCCAGCCAGACTTAAATTTAGATTATCTGTTAGGGGTTTTGGTAATTAACAAACAAACCAACACCGAACAATTTTATTCCTTTGTCGCCGAAAAACCATCAGAAGAAGAATTAATTTGGCGACAGTTTCTCGACTTAGTATGGCAATATCCCGAAGCCCCAATTTATCATTTTTGTGTGTACGAATTAGATACAGTTAAACGCCTAGCCAAGCTATACCGTACACCTTACACCTCAGTCAACCCAGTATTATATAGATTTGTCGATATTTATGAACACCTCACCCAAAGCGTGGCTTTACCTATAGAGAGTTATGCCTTAAAAGCCATTGCGCGCTGGATGGGTTTTGAGTGGCGTGATAAAGAAGCCACTGGTGCTAAGTGTATATACTGGTATGATCAATGGCTAGAAACAGGCGATCGCACCTTACTAGAAATCATTATCCGCTATAACGAAGACGACTGTCGCGCCACCCGCAAAGTCAAAGACTGGCTAGTCGAATTTGTGCAAGACAAGTATCATTTACGACGTGTAGGTTAA
- a CDS encoding secondary thiamine-phosphate synthase enzyme YjbQ has translation MTHYQKLLRVSTNGKSFYNITAKIESIVAESGVETGLCTLFLRHTSASLVIQENADPDVLVDLANYMAKLVPESGKYIHDAEGADDMPAHIRTALTHTSENIPINRGHLVLGTWQGIYIWEHRQRSHVRELVVHISQ, from the coding sequence ATGACTCACTACCAAAAACTTCTTAGAGTTTCTACTAACGGGAAATCATTCTACAATATTACTGCCAAAATTGAATCTATAGTTGCAGAATCAGGTGTAGAAACTGGACTTTGTACTTTATTTTTACGCCACACTTCTGCCAGTTTAGTGATTCAAGAAAATGCCGACCCAGATGTACTTGTGGATTTAGCTAATTATATGGCTAAACTTGTGCCAGAATCAGGGAAATATATTCATGATGCTGAAGGTGCTGATGATATGCCGGCACATATCCGCACGGCTTTGACTCACACTTCTGAAAATATTCCGATAAATCGTGGTCATTTGGTGTTAGGAACTTGGCAGGGAATATATATTTGGGAACATCGTCAGCGCAGTCATGTCAGAGAATTAGTTGTGCATATTTCGCAATAA
- a CDS encoding esterase-like activity of phytase family protein, whose product MKIIRKNLNWRTFIFFTIGILITSLFFTNLVTDAVEISSIEFIGQATLPKRLSFQNTPLGGLSGITYDSSNDLYYAISDDRGQKAPARFYTFKIDLSQGKLQDSSVVPVGVTTLLNENGQPFVPGETDTEGIAVTQAETVFISSEGDVDNLTNPFIKEFPLSSGKAIKSLPIPKKFLPDKNRKQGIRNNLAFESLTITPNNKYLFTATENALIQDGEAAQPNIGSPCRILQYNLQNNQPEKEFLYQTEPVSAFLNLTGKFASGLPDLIALDNHGHLVSIERSFAGLGFGVSLFQVSLAGADNIQNLNSLLTINSKNIKPVEKKLLLDLRTLDVALDNIEGLTIGPWLPNGQKALILISDNNFNSIQRNQILAFQLKIESPFIRLFRRIVQNFKL is encoded by the coding sequence ATGAAAATAATTAGAAAAAACTTAAATTGGCGAACCTTTATTTTCTTTACTATTGGAATTTTAATTACCAGCTTATTCTTTACAAATTTAGTTACAGACGCTGTAGAAATCAGTAGTATAGAATTTATTGGGCAAGCTACTTTACCAAAAAGATTATCCTTTCAAAATACTCCATTAGGTGGGCTATCAGGTATCACTTATGATTCTAGTAATGACCTTTATTACGCTATTTCTGATGATAGGGGACAAAAAGCACCTGCACGTTTCTACACCTTCAAAATTGATTTAAGTCAAGGTAAATTACAAGATAGTAGCGTTGTTCCCGTAGGTGTTACCACTCTATTAAATGAAAATGGTCAACCCTTTGTCCCTGGGGAAACAGATACAGAAGGAATTGCAGTTACTCAAGCAGAAACAGTATTCATTTCTTCGGAAGGTGATGTGGATAATTTAACCAATCCTTTTATCAAAGAATTTCCTTTATCATCAGGTAAAGCAATTAAAAGCCTACCCATCCCTAAAAAGTTTTTACCTGATAAAAATCGAAAACAAGGTATTCGTAATAATTTAGCCTTTGAAAGTTTAACAATTACACCTAATAATAAATACTTATTTACAGCTACGGAAAATGCTTTAATTCAAGATGGAGAAGCAGCACAACCTAACATTGGTAGCCCTTGCAGAATTTTACAATATAACTTACAAAATAATCAACCAGAAAAAGAATTCCTCTACCAAACAGAACCCGTATCAGCTTTTTTAAATTTAACAGGTAAATTTGCCAGTGGATTACCCGATTTAATAGCCTTGGATAATCATGGACACCTTGTAAGTATAGAACGTTCCTTTGCTGGTTTAGGATTTGGTGTTTCTTTATTTCAAGTCTCCCTTGCAGGTGCTGATAACATCCAAAATCTAAATAGCTTGCTAACAATAAACTCCAAAAATATCAAGCCAGTTGAGAAAAAATTGCTCTTAGATTTAAGAACCTTAGATGTAGCACTAGATAACATAGAAGGCTTAACCATTGGGCCTTGGCTACCTAATGGACAAAAAGCGTTAATTCTCATTAGTGATAATAATTTCAATTCCATACAACGCAACCAAATCCTCGCCTTTCAACTCAAAATAGAATCACCTTTTATCAGGTTATTCCGGCGAATAGTACAAAATTTTAAACTTTAA
- a CDS encoding CopG family transcriptional regulator has translation MNNQKKTSRFDDLIDAALSRQQRDQPQSTPNKPTSQSKSTDPAYTRTTIYLPKQVHRQLKAAAASQERQMSDIVTELIEQWLEKKQGEELITDDQ, from the coding sequence TTGAATAATCAGAAAAAAACTAGCCGTTTCGATGATTTAATTGATGCAGCCCTTAGCCGTCAACAGCGAGACCAACCACAGTCAACACCAAATAAACCGACTTCCCAAAGCAAAAGCACTGACCCGGCTTATACCCGGACAACGATTTATTTACCGAAGCAAGTACATCGCCAACTTAAAGCAGCAGCAGCTTCTCAAGAACGACAAATGAGCGATATTGTGACGGAACTTATTGAACAGTGGCTAGAGAAGAAGCAGGGGGAAGAACTCATAACTGATGACCAATAA
- a CDS encoding type II toxin-antitoxin system PemK/MazF family toxin — protein MKPPYFPNRGDIVKLEFGSAQQFTAESIQRVFTLRNSGMSFDDIAITLNNELQQQGREQTGYRPVLVISPIKYNQMASLVLACPITTNPKGLKFEVPLIEGMKTKGVVLADQIKTLDWKARKVKFVESVTEDLIEEVQAKLETLIL, from the coding sequence GTGAAGCCGCCTTACTTTCCCAATAGAGGAGACATTGTTAAATTAGAGTTTGGCTCTGCACAACAGTTCACGGCTGAATCAATTCAACGTGTATTTACTCTTCGTAATTCTGGAATGTCATTTGATGATATTGCCATAACACTAAATAACGAGCTACAACAACAAGGGCGTGAGCAAACTGGCTATCGCCCTGTTCTTGTTATATCTCCAATTAAGTACAATCAAATGGCTTCTTTAGTTTTAGCTTGTCCTATAACTACTAACCCAAAGGGGCTTAAGTTTGAAGTTCCCCTTATTGAAGGAATGAAAACAAAAGGGGTTGTGTTAGCAGATCAAATTAAAACACTAGATTGGAAAGCTAGAAAAGTAAAATTTGTTGAAAGTGTAACAGAAGATTTAATAGAAGAAGTACAAGCAAAACTCGAAACATTAATTTTATAG
- a CDS encoding SMI1/KNR4 family protein, which produces MSLLTETLERIFKHLQQHRPEVASLLKPGKKIEEIQSQINNLPFHLPEEVYELYQWHNGIDFTNISRISLPVDISFIPGFDFLPLEQAIEDSQEIEEFRHEYTSPEDENCHKPWFPIFGSDDLEYFLVFGNSDNNKYSSIMHCHLGGGSLPKLKYPNLTTFMLIVAECYETNAYYLTQPSEDNYFRVFLEENPKQFAEIERKYFLEELEELIKAISQPKCLLSNNIFNSLCRFKDPRFVEPMIHILHLPLSEVDNEEENISIRISAAIILGEIGDLRAVEPLMRALESRLKEDRGYSVANNAAEALRKLGDPRAIEPLKRFVQNNQQYLPTFIPSTSWLERIALQEALEQANWAIKELEKII; this is translated from the coding sequence ATGTCACTTCTGACAGAAACTTTAGAAAGAATCTTTAAGCATCTGCAACAACATAGACCAGAGGTAGCCTCACTTCTAAAACCAGGAAAAAAAATTGAAGAAATTCAATCTCAAATTAACAATTTACCTTTTCATTTACCAGAAGAAGTTTATGAACTTTATCAGTGGCATAATGGTATAGATTTTACAAATATTTCAAGAATTAGTTTACCTGTTGATATTAGTTTTATTCCTGGCTTTGACTTTCTGCCTTTGGAACAAGCGATAGAAGATTCTCAAGAAATTGAGGAGTTTAGGCATGAATATACTTCACCAGAAGATGAGAACTGTCATAAACCTTGGTTTCCAATCTTCGGTTCTGATGATTTAGAATATTTCCTTGTTTTTGGTAATTCAGACAATAATAAATATTCATCTATAATGCACTGTCATTTAGGAGGTGGAAGTCTACCTAAATTGAAATATCCTAACCTAACAACTTTCATGCTAATAGTAGCAGAATGCTATGAAACAAACGCTTATTACCTGACACAGCCTTCAGAAGATAATTATTTTAGAGTATTCTTAGAAGAAAATCCAAAACAATTCGCTGAAATTGAACGTAAATATTTTCTTGAAGAGTTAGAAGAATTAATAAAAGCAATATCTCAACCTAAATGTTTACTATCAAACAATATATTTAATAGCTTATGTCGCTTTAAAGATCCAAGATTTGTAGAACCAATGATTCACATCCTTCATTTACCTTTATCTGAAGTGGATAATGAAGAAGAAAACATCTCAATTCGTATAAGTGCAGCTATAATTCTTGGAGAAATTGGAGATTTGAGAGCAGTAGAACCTTTAATGAGAGCATTAGAATCTCGGTTGAAAGAAGACCGGGGATACTCTGTAGCAAATAATGCAGCAGAAGCACTCAGAAAATTAGGAGATCCCAGAGCTATTGAACCGTTGAAACGATTTGTGCAAAATAATCAACAGTATCTTCCAACTTTCATACCGTCAACTTCATGGCTTGAGCGAATTGCTCTTCAAGAAGCTTTAGAGCAAGCAAATTGGGCAATCAAAGAACTTGAGAAAATAATTTGA
- a CDS encoding DUF6679 family protein, with amino-acid sequence MLHRKIYQLCCDGREVCVFLRDQQRWIERARILDIEGDLVTLRYETDEEDEVCSWEEMVRLESIGAVTQKLASVPRGNIEPLTTEDCPDAERIRNHYPDSNPE; translated from the coding sequence ATGCTACACCGCAAGATTTATCAACTGTGTTGCGACGGGCGGGAGGTATGTGTATTCTTGCGGGACCAGCAACGCTGGATAGAGCGCGCCCGCATCCTCGATATAGAGGGAGACTTAGTGACCCTACGCTATGAAACAGACGAAGAAGACGAAGTTTGCTCTTGGGAAGAGATGGTTCGTCTTGAAAGCATCGGCGCTGTTACTCAAAAATTAGCTTCAGTTCCACGCGGTAATATAGAACCCCTCACAACTGAAGATTGCCCAGATGCCGAGCGTATCCGTAACCATTATCCCGATTCTAATCCTGAGTAA
- a CDS encoding Nif3-like dinuclear metal center hexameric protein codes for MKIADLITWFESWANPAWCESWDNCGWQIEPGILHEEARVLVCLTPTLAVMEEAIALQANLIFAHHPLIFSPPKSLRRGEAIADMARLAFTKNIGIYSAHTNFDQVEDGTADVLAQILGLKDVAPIVPTQGGLGYGRVGLLDPFLNLQELLTVIQTRLAPPDLIFSPTADLQQIISRVAVLGGSGASFISAVAKTGAEAYLTSDCKFHQFQESRDRGLILIDAGHYATERPACDRLVEKFRSLNLHWVQLSNQDEDFRQFFVK; via the coding sequence ATGAAAATTGCGGATTTAATTACTTGGTTTGAATCTTGGGCGAATCCGGCTTGGTGTGAAAGTTGGGATAACTGCGGCTGGCAAATTGAACCTGGAATACTGCATGAAGAAGCTAGAGTTTTGGTTTGCCTAACACCAACTTTGGCGGTAATGGAGGAAGCGATCGCACTCCAAGCCAATCTGATTTTTGCCCATCATCCCTTGATTTTCAGCCCTCCCAAGTCTCTCCGTCGTGGTGAAGCGATCGCGGATATGGCAAGGTTAGCTTTTACCAAAAATATCGGTATCTACAGCGCGCACACCAATTTTGACCAAGTAGAAGATGGTACGGCCGATGTTTTAGCACAGATTTTGGGACTCAAGGATGTTGCTCCCATAGTCCCGACGCAAGGGGGATTAGGTTATGGGCGTGTTGGTTTGCTAGATCCGTTCTTAAATTTACAAGAGTTATTAACTGTCATTCAAACCCGCCTGGCTCCTCCTGATTTAATTTTTTCCCCCACTGCGGATTTACAGCAGATAATTTCACGGGTGGCTGTGTTGGGTGGTTCGGGTGCGAGTTTTATCTCGGCGGTAGCCAAAACCGGTGCGGAAGCTTATCTAACTTCTGACTGCAAATTCCATCAGTTTCAAGAAAGCCGCGATCGCGGTTTAATTCTCATCGATGCTGGACACTATGCCACTGAACGCCCGGCTTGCGATCGCTTAGTAGAAAAATTTCGGTCTTTAAATCTACATTGGGTGCAATTGAGCAACCAAGATGAGGATTTTCGCCAGTTTTTCGTGAAATAG
- a CDS encoding DUF4303 domain-containing protein, producing the protein MTKKREQAFSAISDAIANGIKNFLAAFMHDWANETMYGFLLEASWEGTSVEAVAATEEGLLRIAKSYAVSDSKEDEQSINHQRIQLRWGSPEDGWYANYDANFFTRANHLLVQAHETGLMELGDQQLQHLCLEVLRELDENGVFASAETRQNIVIGVCDVGGDNTEEDFLQWAEAVNPPVVMERLRRELQEANEIYTRSPSGRA; encoded by the coding sequence ATGACCAAGAAACGAGAACAAGCGTTTTCAGCAATTAGTGATGCAATCGCTAATGGTATTAAAAATTTTTTAGCTGCTTTTATGCACGATTGGGCTAACGAAACAATGTATGGATTTCTTCTGGAAGCTTCTTGGGAAGGAACCTCTGTAGAAGCTGTGGCTGCAACCGAAGAAGGATTATTGCGTATAGCTAAATCTTATGCAGTCTCTGATAGTAAGGAAGATGAACAATCCATTAATCATCAACGCATTCAATTACGTTGGGGGAGTCCTGAAGATGGCTGGTACGCTAACTATGATGCAAATTTCTTTACTAGAGCTAATCATTTACTTGTCCAGGCTCATGAAACTGGATTGATGGAACTGGGCGATCAACAATTACAGCATTTGTGTCTTGAGGTACTACGAGAGTTAGATGAGAATGGAGTTTTCGCAAGTGCTGAGACTCGCCAAAATATTGTAATTGGTGTTTGTGACGTAGGCGGCGACAATACCGAAGAAGATTTTTTACAGTGGGCAGAGGCAGTTAATCCACCAGTAGTGATGGAACGATTACGCCGTGAACTGCAAGAAGCAAATGAGATATACACGCGATCGCCTTCAGGCAGGGCGTAG